In Populus alba chromosome 1, ASM523922v2, whole genome shotgun sequence, a single window of DNA contains:
- the LOC118056930 gene encoding homeobox-leucine zipper protein ATHB-14: protein MALSMHSKDKHMDSSKYVRYTPEQVEALERVYTECPKPSSLRRQQLIRECPILSNIEPKQIKVWFQNRRCREKQRKEASRLQTVNRKLTAMNKLLMEENDRLQKQVSHLVYENGFMRQQIQTASATTTDNSCESVVMSGQHQQQQNPTPQQPQRDANNPAGLLAIAEETLAEFLSKATGTAVDWVQMIGMKPGPDSIGIVAVSRNCSGVAARACGLVSLEPTKVAEILKDRPSWFRDCRCLDILSVIPTGSGGTIELIYMQTYAPTTLAAARDFWTLRYTTTLEDGSLVICERSLTSSTGGPTGPPTSSFIRAEMLPSGYLIRPCEGSGSIIHIVDHVDLDVWSVPEVLRPLYESSKILAQKMTMAALRHIRQIAQETSGEIQYGGGRQPAVLRTFSQRLCRGFNDAVNGFTDDGWSLLGSDGGDDVTIVINSSPNKFLGTQYNASMFPTFGGGVLCAKASMLLQNVPPALLVRFLREHRSEWADYGVDAYSAACLKASPYAVPCARPGGFPSSQVILPLAHTMEHEEFLEVVRLEGHAFSPEDVALARDMYLLQLCSGVDENAVGACAQLVFAPIDESFADDAPLLSSGFRVIPLDPKTDAPATTRTLDLASTLEVGPGGTRPASEADTNSYNLRSVLTIAFQFSFENHMRDNVAAMARQYVRGVVGSVQRVAMAIAPSRLSSNVGPKTLPGSPEALTLAQWICRSYRIHTGGELFRVDSQAGDALLKQLWHHSDAIMCCSLKTNASPVFTFANQAGLDMLETTLVALQDIMLDKILDEAGRKILCSEFSKITQQGFAYLPAGICVSSMGRPVSYEQAVAWKVLNDDDSNHCLAFMFMNWSFV from the exons atggCGCTTTCTATGCACAGTAAGGACAAGCACATGGATTCAAGTAAGTATGTGAGGTACACACCTGAGCAAGTTGAGGCATTGGAGAGGGTGTATACAGAATGTCCTAAGCCTAGTTCTTTGAGAAGACAACAACTTATTAGAGAGTGTCCTATTCTCTCTAACATTGAGCCCAAACAGATCAAAGTCTGGTTTCAAAACCGCAG ATGTCGTGAAAAACAGAGAAAGGAAGCTTCTCGTCTCCAGACAGTGAATAGAAAGCTGACTGCCATGAACAAGCTGTTGATGGAAGAGAATGACCGTTTGCAGAAGCAAGTCTCCCATTTGGTTTATGAAAATGGGTTCATGCGCCAACAAATTCAGACC GCTTCGGCAACGACCACAGACAATAGCTGTGAGTCTGTGGTCATGAGTGGTCAGCACCAACAACAGCAAAACCCAACACCTCAGCAACCCCAAAGGGATGCTAACAACCCAGCTGG TCTTCTCGCAATAGCTGAGGAGACCCTGGCAGAGTTCCTCTCCAAGGCTACTGGAACTGCTGTCGACTGGGTCCAGATGATTGGTATGAAG CCTGGTCCGGATTCTATTGGAATTGTTGCTGTTTCCCGCAACTGTAGTGGGGTAGCAGCACGAGCCTGCGGCCTTGTGAGCCTGGAGCCCACAAAG GTTGCTGAAATCCTCAAAGATCGTCCATCTTGGTTTCGCGACTGCCGTTGCCTTGACATATTGAGTGTGATTCCTACAGGAAGTGGAGGGACAATTGAGCTGATATACATGCAG ACTTACGCCCCAACAACATTGGCTGCAGCACGTGACTTTTGGACACTAAGATATACTACAACCTTGGAAGATGGAAGTCTTGTT ATATGTGAGAGGTCATTGACTTCTTCTACAGGTGGCCCAACAGGACCTCCTACTTCAAGCTTCATAAGAGCTGAAATGCTTCCCAGTGGCTATCTAATTCGACCATGTGAGGGCAGTGGCTCCATCATTCACATTGTTGATCATGTTGATTTAGAT GTTTGGAGTGTTCCTGAAGTTCTGAGGCCACTTTATGAATCATCCAAAATTCTTGCTCAGAAAATGACCATGGCG GCCTTGCGGCACATAAGACAAATTGCTCAAGAGACTAGCGGGGAAATTCAGTATGGAGGGGGCCGCCAGCCTGCTGTTCTAAGGACATTTAGTCAGAGGCTCTGCAG GGGGTTCAATGATGCTGTGAATGGGTTCACAGATGATGGTTGGTCACTTCTGGGCAGTGATGGTGGGGATGATGTGACCATTGTCATAAATTCGTCTCCAAATAAATTTCTAGGAACTCAATACAATGCATCTATGTTTCCTACATTTGGAGGAGGGGTGCTGTGTGCGAAGGCATCGATGTTGCTGCAG AATGTTCCTCCTGCTTTGCTTGTTCGTTTTTTGAGAGAACATCGTTCGGAGTGGGCTGACTACGGGGTTGATGCCTACTCTGCTGCATGTCTTAAAGCAAGTCCTTATGCAGTTCCTTGTGCCAGACCTGGTGGCTTCCCTAGTAGCCAGGTCATTTTACCTCTTGCGCATACCATGGAGCATGAGGAG TTCTTGGAGGTAGTTCGGCTGGAGGGTCATGCATTCTCCCCAGAAGATGTAGCATTGGCTCGGGATATGTACTTGTTGCAG CTATGCAGTGGAGTTGATGAAAATGCTGTTGGTGCTTGTGCTCAGCTTGTCTTTGCGCCTATTGATGAATCCTTTGCTGATGATGCACCATTGCTGTCATCTGGATTTCGTGTCATACCTTTGGATCCTAAAACA GATGCACCTGCTACGACTCGCACTTTAGATTTAGCCTCTACACTTGAAGTAGGACCTGGTGGCACACGTCCAGCTAGTGAGGCTGACACCAACAGTTATAACCTTAGGTCAGTCCTGACAATTGCATTCCAATTTTCATTTGAGAACCACATGCGAGACAATGTGGCTGCCATGGCTCGCCAATATGTTCGTGGTGTTGTGGGGTCTGTTCAGAGGGTTGCAATGGCAATTGCTCCTTCCAGGCTCAGCTCCAATGTGGGGCCAAAGACCCTTCCTGGCTCTCCTGAGGCTCTAACTTTGGCACAATGGATATGCCGAAGCTACAG GATCCATACTGGAGGAGAACTATTTCGGGTTGACTCCCAAGCTGGTGATGCTTTGCTGAAGCAGCTGTGGCACCATTCAGATGCAATTATGTGCTGCTCCTTGAAAACAAAT GCATCTCCAGTTTTCACTTTTGCAAACCAGGCCGGACTTGATATGCTTGAAACTACTCTTGTGGCCCTTCAAGACATTATGCTTGACAAGATCCTTGATGAAGCAGGACGGAAGATTCTCTGCTCTGAGTTCTCTAAGATAACGCAACAG GGATTTGCTTATCTGCCAGCTGGAATATGTGTATCCAGCATGGGGAGGCCAGTCTCCTACGAGCAGGCGGTTGCATGGAAAGTTCTCAATGATGATGATTCCAACCACTGCCTGGCCTTCATGTTCATGAACTGGTCCTTTGTGTAA